One genomic window of Trichlorobacter lovleyi includes the following:
- a CDS encoding DNA translocase FtsK, with protein sequence MDEARKEKLTKELQGIAIGAVGLFILLAFITFSSADQSLNSWSTEGGIRNLGGRLGAQVADLFFMLFGLASYLLPGALLFIAYNLLRFKEPRLRFYKVAAFCGLLFSLASLFAFSFESTSFLGQQVPTGGLIGRGAVLMLRGSMNAFGALLVLLPLLAASIMILSGFSFVLFASWWIENLRTRWAARKERNAHARDGREREKALAEGKPAPASGPVIKTAAAAPAAARPNFFKKEKKKEAAKDKPVQESFDFIKQEGDFITPPLSLLDPPPATERRVDREALEMNARLLEKKLLDFGIDGEVKEICPGPVITMYEFAPAPGIKISRIAGLSDDLTMALQALSIRIVAPIPGKGVVGIEVPNRDRETVYLREIFTCDDFLQSRMKLPLVLGKDIAGLPSLTDLAKAPHLLVAGSTGSGKSVSVNTMILSLLYTATPRDVRFIMVDPKMLEFSMYEGIPHLLLPVVTEPKKASLALKWAVNEMERRYRLLADKGVRNIESYNRKLATEEEELVEHDLDDEEIIEELEEVIEGEDPAVLDEPLPFVIDDEVDELEHSHLPYIVVIVDELADLMMVAGREVEEHIARLAQKARAAGIHLILATQRPSVDVITGLIKANLPSRISFQVSSKVDSRTILDCNGAEALLGMGDMLYLPPGTGRLQRVHGAFVSDAEVQRVVDFLKKQGKPVYEKSILEMKDSDDKGGGDDDEEQDERWEDALRLVAETRQASISMVQRRLRIGYNRAARIVEMMEREGMIAPSDGTSKPREIYMDIINAYLNSQLTR encoded by the coding sequence GTGGACGAAGCGCGCAAAGAAAAACTTACCAAAGAGCTGCAGGGGATCGCTATCGGCGCTGTCGGGCTGTTCATCCTGCTGGCCTTCATAACCTTCAGCTCTGCCGACCAGTCGCTGAACAGCTGGTCAACCGAGGGGGGGATCCGTAACCTGGGCGGCCGCCTGGGGGCCCAGGTGGCTGACCTGTTCTTCATGCTGTTTGGACTGGCATCCTACCTGCTGCCGGGGGCGTTGCTGTTTATCGCCTACAACTTGCTGCGCTTCAAGGAGCCACGGCTACGCTTTTACAAGGTGGCGGCCTTTTGTGGTCTGCTCTTCTCTCTGGCCTCGTTGTTTGCCTTCAGTTTTGAGTCAACAAGTTTCCTGGGACAGCAGGTCCCCACCGGTGGTCTGATCGGACGGGGGGCCGTGCTGATGTTGCGCGGCAGCATGAATGCATTCGGCGCCCTGTTGGTGCTGTTGCCGCTGCTGGCCGCCTCCATCATGATTCTGTCCGGCTTCTCCTTTGTGCTGTTTGCCTCCTGGTGGATTGAAAATCTGCGTACCAGGTGGGCTGCCCGTAAAGAACGGAACGCCCATGCCCGGGACGGGCGTGAGCGGGAAAAGGCCTTGGCGGAAGGAAAACCTGCCCCTGCGAGCGGTCCCGTGATCAAGACTGCCGCTGCTGCGCCTGCGGCTGCCCGCCCTAATTTCTTCAAAAAAGAAAAGAAGAAGGAAGCGGCCAAGGATAAGCCGGTCCAGGAGTCGTTTGATTTTATCAAGCAGGAAGGTGATTTTATCACGCCGCCGCTCTCGCTGCTCGATCCGCCGCCCGCCACAGAACGCCGGGTTGACCGCGAAGCGCTGGAGATGAACGCCCGTCTGCTGGAAAAGAAGCTGCTGGACTTCGGGATTGATGGCGAGGTGAAGGAGATCTGTCCCGGGCCGGTGATTACCATGTACGAGTTCGCCCCGGCCCCCGGGATCAAGATCAGCCGGATCGCCGGATTGTCCGATGACCTGACCATGGCGCTGCAGGCGCTCTCGATCCGCATTGTTGCGCCGATCCCCGGCAAGGGAGTGGTGGGGATCGAGGTGCCGAACCGTGACCGCGAAACGGTCTATCTGCGTGAGATCTTTACCTGTGATGATTTTCTGCAAAGCCGGATGAAGTTGCCGCTGGTGCTGGGCAAGGATATTGCCGGTCTGCCCTCGCTGACCGATCTGGCCAAGGCTCCGCACCTGCTGGTGGCCGGTTCCACCGGTTCCGGCAAGTCGGTATCGGTCAACACGATGATCCTGTCGCTGCTCTATACGGCCACCCCGCGGGATGTCCGCTTTATCATGGTTGATCCGAAGATGCTGGAATTTTCCATGTACGAGGGGATTCCGCACCTGCTGCTGCCGGTGGTGACCGAACCGAAAAAGGCCTCGCTGGCCTTGAAGTGGGCGGTGAACGAGATGGAGCGCCGCTACCGCCTGCTGGCTGACAAGGGGGTTCGTAATATTGAATCCTACAATCGCAAGCTGGCAACCGAGGAAGAAGAGCTGGTCGAGCATGATCTGGATGATGAAGAGATCATTGAAGAGCTTGAAGAGGTGATTGAGGGGGAAGACCCGGCAGTGCTGGATGAACCGCTGCCGTTTGTCATTGATGACGAGGTGGATGAGCTGGAACACAGCCACCTGCCCTATATCGTGGTGATTGTGGATGAGCTGGCCGACCTGATGATGGTGGCCGGACGTGAGGTTGAAGAGCATATCGCCCGTCTGGCCCAGAAGGCCCGGGCAGCCGGTATCCACCTGATTCTGGCCACCCAGCGGCCATCGGTGGATGTGATCACCGGCCTGATCAAGGCCAACCTGCCGTCGCGCATCTCGTTCCAGGTCTCTTCCAAGGTTGACTCCCGTACCATCCTGGATTGCAACGGTGCCGAGGCGCTGCTGGGGATGGGGGACATGCTCTATCTGCCCCCCGGCACCGGCCGTCTGCAGCGGGTGCATGGCGCCTTTGTTTCCGATGCCGAGGTGCAGCGGGTGGTTGATTTCCTCAAGAAACAGGGCAAGCCGGTCTATGAGAAGTCAATCCTTGAGATGAAGGATAGTGATGACAAGGGCGGCGGTGATGATGATGAAGAACAGGATGAGCGCTGGGAGGATGCCCTGCGGCTGGTGGCAGAGACCAGGCAGGCCAGTATCTCCATGGTGCAGCGCCGTCTGCGGATCGGCTATAACCGGGCCGCCCGGATCGTCGAGATGATGGAGCGGGAAGGGATGATCGCCCCCAGTGACGGCACCAGCAAACCCCGCGAGATCTACATGGACATCATCAACGCCTATCTGAATTCACAGCTAACGAGGTAG
- the tolB gene encoding Tol-Pal system beta propeller repeat protein TolB, whose amino-acid sequence MKQLVHLVLACLLLLSMQQDTAAANYIEVTAAGNRLLKLAVVPPQPMGTVIRPELANETAEVHSFDLTMSGLVAAERRDAALLEHGLALTPMDFIPWLSAGYDLLIRGEYELRGQELTLEFRLYDVVAKKLLTSKRFLGREKDLRRYAHSFSDEVLRVLTGEKGAFTSKIIYVSTQSGNKELAMMDWDGFNGQQLTGNRSINLSPDISPDGREVIFTSYKRGNPDLYKRALSSNLEVPVSSRSGLNITGAWSPDGSKIALALSKDGNTEIYTVAKDGSSPNRLTVSHAANVSPAWTPDGSKIAFVSDRLGKPQIFVMDANGGNVRRLITNGSYNVNPSWSPKGDKLAFARMAGGFQIFVANADGSNETQLTFEGNNERPRWSPDGRLIAFSSRRGGQEAIYVMRADGSGQTKVSRSKGLSQHPIWSPRGQ is encoded by the coding sequence ATGAAACAACTCGTACATCTGGTCCTTGCCTGTCTGCTGCTTTTGAGCATGCAGCAGGATACGGCAGCAGCCAATTATATCGAGGTAACCGCTGCAGGTAATCGCCTGCTGAAACTTGCCGTGGTCCCACCACAGCCGATGGGTACGGTGATTCGGCCTGAACTGGCCAATGAGACTGCAGAGGTGCACTCCTTTGACCTGACCATGTCTGGCCTGGTTGCCGCTGAACGGCGTGATGCCGCCTTGCTGGAGCATGGACTGGCCTTGACCCCGATGGATTTTATCCCCTGGCTTTCGGCGGGCTATGATCTGCTGATTCGTGGTGAATATGAGCTGCGCGGTCAGGAACTAACCCTTGAGTTCAGGCTGTATGATGTTGTGGCCAAGAAGCTGTTGACCTCGAAGCGCTTTCTGGGGCGTGAAAAGGATCTGCGGCGTTATGCACACAGCTTCAGTGATGAAGTACTGCGGGTTCTGACCGGTGAAAAGGGGGCCTTTACCTCGAAAATCATCTATGTCTCCACCCAGAGCGGCAACAAAGAGCTGGCTATGATGGACTGGGACGGCTTTAACGGTCAGCAGTTGACCGGTAACCGTTCAATCAACCTTTCTCCGGATATCTCGCCGGACGGTCGGGAAGTGATCTTTACCTCCTATAAGCGGGGTAATCCCGATCTGTACAAACGTGCCCTGTCAAGTAACCTGGAAGTGCCGGTCTCCAGCCGGTCAGGTCTTAATATTACCGGTGCCTGGTCGCCGGATGGCAGCAAAATCGCTTTGGCGCTGTCGAAAGATGGCAACACCGAGATCTACACGGTAGCCAAGGATGGCTCATCCCCCAACCGCTTGACGGTCAGCCATGCCGCCAACGTCTCACCGGCCTGGACACCTGACGGCAGTAAAATCGCCTTTGTGTCGGACCGGTTGGGCAAGCCACAGATATTTGTCATGGATGCCAATGGCGGCAATGTCAGACGTCTGATCACCAACGGGTCCTACAATGTCAATCCCTCCTGGTCTCCCAAGGGGGATAAGCTGGCCTTTGCCCGGATGGCGGGAGGATTTCAGATCTTTGTGGCCAATGCCGATGGCAGCAACGAAACGCAGTTGACCTTTGAAGGCAACAATGAGCGGCCCCGTTGGTCACCGGATGGGCGGCTGATTGCCTTCAGTTCCCGCCGTGGCGGCCAGGAGGCGATCTACGTCATGCGTGCCGACGGCTCCGGACAGACAAAGGTCAGCCGTAGTAAGGGGCTGAGCCAGCATCCG
- the metX gene encoding homoserine O-acetyltransferase MetX, which produces MSIGVVHEQTITFEAGIRLESGRILAPITLVYELYGTMNADCSNVIMVEHAWTGDAHLAGKRREDDPKPGWWDAIVGPGKLLDTDRYCVLCSNVIGSCYGSTGPASINPRTGKRYNLSFPVITVRDMVRAQELLLGHLGIRRLLCVMGGSMGGMQALEWATQYPERVASVVALATTPRPSPQAISLNAVARWAIYNDPTWKKGEYKHNPKDGLALARGIGHITFLSDESMWQKFERRFSAKDGLFDFFGQFEVERYLNYNGYNFVDRFDANCFLYLAKALDLYDVTWGYESMADAFSRVTAPIQFFAFSSDWLYPPYQTEEMVTCLQGLGKEVEYHLIQSAYGHDAFLLEHETFTPMVRSLLERVAA; this is translated from the coding sequence ATGTCCATCGGTGTTGTGCACGAGCAGACCATAACCTTTGAGGCGGGCATACGGCTTGAAAGCGGCCGGATCCTTGCGCCAATCACCCTGGTCTACGAGCTTTACGGCACCATGAATGCTGATTGCTCCAACGTGATCATGGTGGAACATGCCTGGACCGGCGATGCCCATCTGGCCGGCAAGCGTCGCGAAGACGACCCCAAGCCGGGTTGGTGGGATGCCATTGTCGGCCCCGGCAAACTGCTGGATACCGACCGCTACTGCGTGCTCTGTTCCAATGTGATCGGTTCCTGCTACGGCTCAACCGGCCCCGCCTCGATCAACCCCAGGACCGGCAAGCGTTACAACCTCTCCTTTCCGGTCATCACCGTCCGCGACATGGTCCGCGCCCAGGAACTGCTGCTGGGTCACCTGGGGATCAGGCGCCTGCTCTGCGTGATGGGGGGCAGCATGGGAGGGATGCAGGCCCTGGAATGGGCCACTCAGTACCCGGAACGGGTCGCCTCGGTCGTCGCCCTGGCCACCACACCACGCCCCTCACCACAGGCGATCTCTCTTAATGCCGTGGCCCGCTGGGCCATTTATAATGATCCCACCTGGAAGAAGGGGGAGTACAAACACAACCCCAAGGACGGTCTGGCGCTGGCCCGTGGCATCGGCCATATCACCTTCTTGTCAGACGAATCGATGTGGCAGAAGTTTGAGCGCCGTTTCTCAGCCAAGGACGGCCTGTTTGATTTCTTTGGACAGTTTGAGGTGGAACGCTACCTGAACTACAACGGCTACAACTTTGTGGACCGTTTTGACGCCAACTGTTTCCTCTATCTGGCCAAGGCACTGGACCTCTATGATGTCACCTGGGGCTACGAATCCATGGCTGATGCCTTCAGCCGGGTTACGGCGCCGATCCAGTTTTTCGCCTTCAGCTCAGACTGGCTCTACCCCCCCTACCAGACCGAAGAGATGGTGACCTGTCTGCAGGGACTGGGCAAAGAGGTGGAGTACCACCTGATTCAATCCGCCTACGGCCATGACGCCTTCCTGCTGGAACATGAAACCTTCACCCCGATGGTCCGTTCCCTGCTGGAACGGGTCGCTGCCTAG
- the tolQ gene encoding protein TolQ: MFFTSTGLVVKAVLLLLIMFSVVSWAIIMFKFFQIHKAFSESGRFMDFFWKTKRFDAISSQVDRFSSSPLTALFNEGYSELRQLMEAEGVKPDQGGVSTDLGGVANVSRALRRATNLEVNRLEKYTTFLATTGSTSPFIGLFGTVWGIMVAFEGIGKTGSASLAVVAPGIAEALIATAVGLVAAIPAVMAYNHFQHKIRVLVKEMDSFSTEFLNIVQRNIAGK; the protein is encoded by the coding sequence ATGTTTTTTACCAGCACCGGCCTGGTTGTGAAGGCGGTTTTGTTACTGCTGATCATGTTTTCAGTGGTCTCCTGGGCCATCATCATGTTCAAATTTTTTCAGATCCACAAGGCCTTCAGCGAATCGGGCCGTTTTATGGACTTCTTCTGGAAGACCAAACGGTTTGACGCCATTTCATCGCAGGTGGACCGTTTCTCCAGTTCGCCGCTTACGGCCCTGTTTAACGAAGGCTACAGTGAACTGAGACAGTTGATGGAGGCTGAGGGGGTCAAGCCTGATCAGGGTGGTGTCAGTACCGATCTGGGCGGGGTGGCCAACGTCTCCCGGGCCTTGCGGCGGGCAACCAACCTGGAAGTTAACCGCCTGGAGAAGTACACCACCTTCCTGGCAACCACCGGTTCCACCTCTCCGTTTATCGGCCTGTTCGGTACGGTCTGGGGTATCATGGTGGCCTTTGAAGGGATCGGCAAAACCGGTTCCGCCTCGCTGGCCGTTGTTGCCCCGGGCATTGCCGAGGCGCTGATTGCCACGGCGGTCGGCTTGGTTGCCGCTATCCCGGCAGTCATGGCCTACAACCATTTTCAGCACAAGATCCGGGTGCTGGTGAAGGAGATGGACAGCTTCTCAACCGAGTTTCTCAACATCGTTCAGCGCAACATCGCCGGGAAGTAG
- a CDS encoding energy transducer TonB yields MYQLEARKDPGLGVATALSVALHAAAFAFLVWWQQFIPASGPVQTTYYVDVVNLPVADPRAGSPTQSGNEEKMAPPPPTPPVMTSPAVPTKVTPGKKPSPVPVAESAAFQERMAKLEGKVDAQRQAAAFETLRKKVAARGKVGMPRGTGSEAGSDYTAYLHSRLKDAFRETISFQSKKPFVMVRLTIDGDGRIIRTRFEKSSGDKVFELSVTRAIALAEQTIVPPPGRTVFEGAFVFKPQGVSQQ; encoded by the coding sequence ATGTACCAGCTTGAAGCTCGCAAAGATCCCGGATTGGGTGTTGCCACAGCACTGTCCGTCGCGTTACACGCGGCGGCGTTTGCTTTTTTGGTCTGGTGGCAACAGTTCATACCAGCGTCAGGGCCGGTGCAGACCACCTATTATGTTGATGTCGTCAATCTGCCGGTGGCTGACCCGCGTGCCGGCAGCCCGACCCAGAGTGGTAATGAAGAGAAAATGGCTCCTCCCCCTCCGACGCCCCCTGTCATGACCAGCCCGGCAGTGCCAACAAAAGTAACACCCGGCAAAAAGCCCTCGCCTGTTCCGGTCGCAGAATCTGCTGCCTTTCAGGAGCGTATGGCCAAGCTGGAGGGGAAGGTTGATGCCCAACGGCAGGCTGCCGCCTTTGAGACCTTACGTAAAAAGGTTGCTGCGCGTGGCAAGGTTGGCATGCCCCGGGGAACAGGCTCAGAGGCAGGTAGCGACTATACCGCCTACCTGCATTCCCGGCTGAAGGATGCCTTTCGGGAAACCATCAGTTTTCAAAGTAAAAAACCTTTTGTCATGGTGCGACTGACTATCGACGGTGATGGCCGGATTATCAGAACCCGTTTTGAAAAAAGCAGTGGCGATAAGGTCTTTGAGCTTTCGGTCACCCGGGCCATTGCCCTGGCTGAACAGACCATTGTCCCGCCGCCGGGTCGCACCGTGTTTGAAGGGGCATTTGTCTTCAAGCCCCAGGGGGTCAGCCAACAATGA
- the ttcA gene encoding tRNA 2-thiocytidine(32) synthetase TtcA translates to MSCPAGVDPKLWRSLRNGTGRAIGDFDLIKDGDRICVGISGGKDSLTLLMLLKELQQRAPIHYELLPVTVDAGFPGFNTAAIHDFVAALGLKLVIEQTDHAELITTKLRPGSSYCSFCARLKRGALYGAARRLGCNLLALGHHRDDFIETLLLNQFFIGTLKAMAAKTVCDTGDITVIRPLVYLAEEDILTTVRQAGITAVSCNCPVADVDQQRQRMKQLLRRLEQDIPQIKNSLLAALGNVQPRHLLDNHLHKDDTQCA, encoded by the coding sequence ATGTCCTGCCCGGCGGGTGTTGATCCCAAGCTCTGGCGCTCTTTGCGCAACGGAACGGGCAGAGCGATCGGCGACTTCGACCTGATCAAGGACGGCGACCGGATCTGCGTCGGCATCTCCGGCGGCAAGGACTCCTTGACACTGCTGATGCTACTGAAGGAGTTGCAACAGCGGGCTCCCATCCACTACGAACTGCTGCCGGTTACGGTGGATGCCGGCTTTCCCGGATTCAACACCGCTGCCATCCATGATTTTGTTGCTGCGCTTGGCCTTAAGCTGGTTATCGAACAGACCGACCACGCCGAGCTGATCACCACCAAGCTGCGGCCCGGTTCATCCTACTGCTCATTTTGTGCCCGGCTGAAACGGGGTGCCCTCTACGGGGCAGCCCGCCGCCTGGGCTGCAACCTGCTGGCCTTGGGACACCACCGCGATGACTTTATCGAGACCCTGCTGCTGAACCAGTTTTTCATCGGCACCCTCAAGGCCATGGCTGCCAAGACCGTCTGCGATACCGGCGATATCACCGTCATCCGCCCCCTGGTCTACCTGGCTGAAGAGGATATTCTCACCACCGTCCGGCAGGCCGGCATCACGGCGGTCAGCTGCAACTGCCCGGTGGCGGATGTCGACCAGCAACGGCAACGGATGAAGCAGCTGCTGCGCCGGCTTGAACAGGACATCCCGCAGATCAAAAACAGCCTGCTGGCAGCGCTGGGGAACGTACAGCCCCGGCATCTGCTGGACAACCATCTCCACAAGGATGATACACAATGCGCATAG
- a CDS encoding OsmC family protein — MKIDISFEGGQKVAASFPDGLQMLTDQPGADGAPGEAPTPFAYFLGSIGTCAGIYVLEFCKARQIPTDRVSLTQHIEFELDQQGKRRVSKVGLTINLPPEFPERYQKAIVKAAELCSVKKAIMHPPEFVVEYQVV, encoded by the coding sequence GTGAAGATAGATATCAGCTTTGAAGGTGGTCAGAAGGTGGCCGCCAGCTTTCCCGATGGGTTGCAGATGCTGACAGACCAGCCCGGTGCCGATGGGGCACCCGGCGAGGCGCCAACCCCGTTTGCGTATTTTCTGGGCTCTATCGGTACCTGCGCCGGTATTTATGTATTGGAGTTCTGCAAGGCACGCCAGATTCCGACCGACCGGGTGTCGCTGACCCAGCATATCGAGTTTGAACTTGATCAACAGGGCAAGCGCAGGGTCAGCAAGGTGGGCTTGACCATCAATCTCCCCCCTGAATTTCCGGAGCGCTACCAGAAGGCGATTGTCAAGGCGGCTGAACTTTGCTCAGTTAAAAAGGCAATCATGCATCCACCCGAATTTGTTGTTGAGTATCAGGTGGTATAA
- a CDS encoding carbon-nitrogen family hydrolase, translated as MTEPQTITAAALQFTVNQGDVDANLTYVRAALKRVAEQGANLVVLPEMWSTGFAYKNLTELAQRTDAVVAELCELSARYKLVIVGSQPEPADDGRVFNTIHLIDNGQVVARYRKLHLFSLLGEDRAFKGGDSWCLAETSIGKVGVIICYDLRFPELSRRLALEGARVICVPAQWPKPRQEHWRTLLRARAIENQLYVVSCNACGQIGKLDFFGMSMVIDPKGEVLADAGEAACEVFAPLDWQAMEAWRAQIPCFGDRRPELY; from the coding sequence ATGACAGAGCCACAGACGATTACTGCTGCTGCACTCCAGTTTACGGTCAACCAGGGGGACGTCGACGCCAACCTGACCTATGTCCGTGCGGCCCTGAAGCGGGTTGCGGAACAGGGTGCCAATCTGGTGGTGCTGCCGGAGATGTGGTCCACCGGGTTTGCCTACAAGAACCTGACCGAGCTGGCGCAGCGCACCGATGCGGTGGTTGCTGAGCTCTGTGAGCTTTCAGCCCGTTACAAGCTGGTGATTGTCGGCAGCCAGCCGGAACCGGCCGACGATGGCCGTGTCTTCAACACGATCCATCTGATTGATAACGGCCAGGTGGTGGCCCGCTACCGCAAGTTGCACCTTTTCTCGCTGTTGGGTGAGGACAGGGCCTTCAAGGGGGGCGACAGCTGGTGTCTGGCAGAGACCTCCATCGGCAAGGTGGGGGTGATCATCTGCTATGACCTGCGTTTTCCTGAACTTTCCCGTAGACTTGCCCTGGAGGGTGCGCGGGTGATCTGCGTGCCGGCCCAGTGGCCCAAGCCCCGTCAGGAGCACTGGCGGACACTGCTGCGGGCCAGGGCGATCGAAAACCAGCTGTATGTTGTGTCATGCAACGCCTGCGGCCAGATCGGCAAACTGGATTTCTTCGGTATGAGTATGGTGATCGATCCCAAGGGTGAGGTGCTGGCCGATGCAGGGGAGGCTGCGTGTGAGGTGTTTGCACCGCTTGACTGGCAGGCCATGGAGGCATGGCGAGCCCAGATTCCCTGTTTTGGCGACCGTCGCCCTGAACTCTACTGA
- the tolR gene encoding protein TolR → MAMGGNDDERGMMAQINVTPLVDVMLVLLVIFMVTAPMMQQGVQVNLPKADTKGMNAQEDTVIVAVDRNGRTFVNKDEVPSGDLRRKLAEMFATRTKKEVFLKADAGVPYGEVVRAMAEIKGAGIERLGMVTEPAQK, encoded by the coding sequence ATGGCCATGGGCGGAAATGATGATGAACGGGGCATGATGGCGCAGATCAACGTCACCCCGCTGGTTGACGTTATGCTGGTGCTGTTGGTGATCTTCATGGTGACCGCCCCGATGATGCAACAGGGGGTGCAGGTCAATCTGCCCAAGGCAGATACCAAAGGCATGAACGCCCAGGAGGATACCGTCATTGTTGCTGTAGACAGAAACGGGCGTACCTTTGTCAATAAGGATGAAGTGCCCTCCGGCGATTTGCGCAGGAAACTGGCAGAGATGTTTGCAACCCGCACCAAAAAGGAGGTCTTTCTGAAGGCGGACGCCGGAGTGCCTTATGGTGAAGTGGTGCGCGCAATGGCCGAAATCAAAGGGGCCGGGATTGAACGGTTGGGTATGGTAACGGAGCCGGCCCAGAAGTAG
- a CDS encoding response regulator, producing MAQKTILIVEDDEMTLAMLQMIASEAGYHTLIAADGVTALELYQRHEPTIVLLDLNLPQLNGYSFASLVRNFSGHTSRIIVVTSSPADYEQHLQELADGCLTKPIKRQELLDLLA from the coding sequence ATGGCGCAGAAGACTATTCTGATTGTTGAAGACGATGAAATGACTTTGGCAATGCTGCAAATGATCGCAAGCGAGGCCGGTTATCATACCTTGATCGCTGCGGATGGTGTGACCGCCCTAGAGCTGTACCAACGACATGAACCGACTATTGTGCTGCTTGATCTTAACCTGCCCCAACTGAATGGCTACTCCTTTGCCTCGCTGGTCAGGAACTTCTCAGGTCATACCTCGCGAATTATTGTGGTCACCTCAAGCCCCGCTGATTACGAACAGCACTTGCAGGAGCTGGCTGATGGTTGCCTGACCAAACCGATTAAACGGCAGGAGCTGCTTGACCTGCTTGCATAA
- a CDS encoding NifU family protein, translating to MIEKVQAVLDQVRPMLQRDGGDVELIDVVDGIVKVKLQGACGSCPMSTMTLKMGIEKAIKEQIPEIVEVQQVR from the coding sequence ATGATTGAAAAAGTCCAGGCAGTACTTGATCAGGTCCGCCCCATGCTGCAGCGCGACGGCGGCGATGTAGAGCTTATCGACGTGGTTGATGGCATTGTAAAGGTGAAACTGCAGGGTGCCTGCGGTTCCTGCCCCATGTCCACCATGACCCTCAAGATGGGAATTGAAAAGGCGATCAAGGAGCAGATTCCTGAGATCGTTGAAGTTCAGCAAGTCCGCTAA
- the ispF gene encoding 2-C-methyl-D-erythritol 2,4-cyclodiphosphate synthase has protein sequence MRIGHGYDVHRLVEGRKLIMGGVDIPWEKGLLGHSDADVLLHAIADALLGALAMGDIGKHFPDTDPAFKGADSMKLLEHVVGLIRAQGYAVGNLDATIIAQRPKMAPHIQAMRENVARACGVNVDRINVKATTEEGLGFTGTGEGISAHAVVLLIQK, from the coding sequence ATGCGCATAGGACACGGCTACGATGTCCACCGACTGGTGGAAGGCAGAAAACTGATTATGGGCGGGGTGGATATCCCCTGGGAAAAAGGGCTGCTGGGGCATTCCGATGCCGACGTACTGCTGCATGCCATAGCCGATGCCCTGCTGGGTGCCCTGGCCATGGGCGATATCGGCAAGCACTTCCCCGACACTGATCCGGCCTTCAAGGGGGCGGATTCCATGAAACTGCTGGAGCATGTGGTCGGCCTGATCAGGGCACAGGGATATGCTGTTGGCAACCTGGATGCCACCATCATTGCTCAGAGGCCCAAAATGGCCCCGCACATTCAGGCCATGCGTGAGAACGTTGCCCGTGCCTGCGGGGTGAATGTTGACCGGATCAATGTCAAGGCCACCACCGAAGAAGGACTGGGCTTTACCGGCACCGGCGAGGGGATCTCGGCCCATGCGGTGGTGTTACTGATCCAGAAATGA